One genomic window of Mustela lutreola isolate mMusLut2 chromosome 14, mMusLut2.pri, whole genome shotgun sequence includes the following:
- the LOC131815346 gene encoding activated RNA polymerase II transcriptional coactivator p15: MPKSKELVSSSSSGSDSDSEVDKKLKRKKQVTPEKPVKKQKTGETSRALSSSKQSSSSRDDNMFQIGKMRYVSVRDFKGKVLIDIREYWMDPEGEMKPGRKGISLNPEQWSQLKEQISDIDDAVRKL, translated from the coding sequence ATGCCTAAATCAAAGGAACTTGTTTCTTCAAGCTCTTCGGGCAGCGATTCTGACAGTGAGGTTGACAAAAAGTTAAAGAGGAAAAAGCAAGTTACTCCAGAGAAACCTGTGAAGAAGCAAAAGACTGGTGAAACTTCAAGAGCCCTGTCATCCTCtaagcagagcagcagcagcagagatgATAACATGTTCCAGATTGGGAAAATGAGGTACGTCAGTGTTCGGGACTTTAAAGGGAAAGTCCTAATTGATATTAGAGAATATTGGATGGATCCAGAAGGTGAAATGAAACCTGGAAGAAAAGGTATTTCTTTAAATCCCGAGCAATGGAGCCAACTGAAGGAACAGATTTCGGACATTGATGATGCAgtaagaaaactgtaa